A region of Staphylococcus sp. IVB6181 DNA encodes the following proteins:
- the thrB gene encoding homoserine kinase, with amino-acid sequence MGESLKLKVPASTANLGVGFDSIGLALNKFLYVDAKLSDDDEWHFHHKGDNLNGLPTDRNHLIYQVVQFLEKKFDVHVPPLSVTMRSEIPLARGLGSSASALVAGIYLADFFGHLQLSEFEMVEAATEIEGHPDNVAPVIYGGMIAGFYNHDTKQTFISSIEPPYVNLVITIPKYELKTHDSRQVLPKTFEHSQAVQYSAISNTMLSALMQHDYQLAGMLMEMDGFHEPYRQDLIPEFKHVKAVGREYHSYATVISGAGPTILTLIDPSKSGKLVRRLNKELPDCESELISVNKSGIIVEKVYE; translated from the coding sequence ATGGGAGAAAGTTTAAAACTTAAAGTTCCCGCTTCTACTGCCAACTTAGGCGTAGGTTTTGATTCAATTGGTCTGGCATTAAATAAATTTTTGTACGTAGATGCTAAGCTGAGCGATGATGATGAGTGGCATTTTCATCATAAAGGCGATAATTTAAATGGTTTGCCTACAGATCGCAACCACTTAATCTATCAGGTCGTTCAGTTTTTAGAAAAAAAGTTTGATGTGCACGTTCCGCCGTTAAGCGTTACAATGCGCAGTGAAATACCATTAGCTCGAGGACTAGGGTCCTCGGCTTCTGCTTTAGTAGCAGGAATTTATTTAGCAGATTTCTTTGGACATCTGCAGCTGTCAGAGTTTGAGATGGTTGAAGCGGCAACAGAAATAGAAGGACATCCAGATAACGTAGCGCCGGTGATCTATGGAGGTATGATTGCAGGTTTTTATAACCATGACACGAAACAAACATTTATTTCGTCGATTGAGCCTCCTTATGTCAATTTAGTTATTACGATTCCAAAATATGAATTGAAAACACATGATTCAAGACAAGTGCTGCCGAAAACATTTGAGCATTCTCAAGCGGTGCAATACAGCGCCATCAGCAATACGATGCTGAGTGCTTTGATGCAGCATGATTATCAATTAGCCGGTATGCTGATGGAAATGGATGGGTTCCATGAACCTTATCGTCAGGATTTAATTCCGGAATTCAAACATGTGAAAGCAGTCGGCAGAGAATATCATTCTTATGCGACAGTTATCAGCGGGGCAGGTCCGACAATTTTAACACTGATTGATCCGTCAAAAAGCGGTAAATTAGTAAGACGTTTAAATAAAGAACTGCCAGATTGTGAATCAGAATTAATTTCAGTGAATAAAAGCGGGATTATAGTTGAAAAAGTCTATGAATAA
- the thrC gene encoding threonine synthase — protein sequence MKRWQGLVQEYKEYLPVNENTPNVTLNEGHTPLIHCDTLSEMLGINLFVKFEGANPTGSFKDRGMVMAVTKAKEEGKKVVICASTGNTSAAAAAYAARSGLKAIVVIPEGKIALGKLSQAVMYGAEIVSIEGNFDEALEIVKEVAREGGDIELVNSINPYRIEGQKTGAFEVVDQLGGKAPDVLAIPVGNAGNITAYWKGFKEFNDKRQTGLPKLFGFQAEGASPIVQNKVIKKPETVATAIRIGNPASWDKAVTALKESDGLIDSVTDEEILEAYQLLASKEGVFAEPASNASIAGLIKLHRAGKLPQGITVTAVLTGNGLKDPDTAISLLDNPIQSLPNDKESIIKYIKGAMY from the coding sequence ATGAAAAGATGGCAAGGTTTAGTACAAGAGTATAAAGAATATCTCCCAGTCAATGAAAATACACCGAATGTAACTTTAAATGAAGGCCATACGCCGTTGATTCATTGCGACACATTATCGGAAATGTTAGGTATTAATTTATTTGTTAAATTCGAAGGTGCCAATCCTACAGGTTCATTCAAAGACCGCGGTATGGTAATGGCAGTAACTAAAGCTAAAGAAGAAGGCAAAAAAGTAGTGATTTGCGCTTCTACAGGAAATACTTCAGCTGCAGCTGCAGCCTATGCGGCACGTTCTGGTTTAAAAGCAATCGTCGTAATTCCTGAAGGTAAAATTGCTTTAGGCAAATTGTCTCAAGCAGTAATGTACGGTGCGGAAATTGTTTCTATTGAAGGCAACTTCGATGAAGCACTTGAAATTGTAAAAGAAGTTGCCAGAGAAGGCGGCGATATCGAGTTAGTCAACTCAATCAATCCATATCGTATTGAAGGTCAAAAAACAGGTGCATTCGAAGTAGTCGATCAATTAGGCGGTAAAGCACCGGACGTATTAGCAATTCCAGTCGGAAATGCCGGCAACATTACTGCTTATTGGAAAGGTTTTAAAGAATTCAACGACAAACGTCAAACAGGCTTGCCTAAATTATTCGGCTTCCAAGCTGAAGGGGCATCACCGATTGTTCAAAATAAAGTCATCAAAAAACCTGAAACCGTTGCGACTGCAATTCGTATCGGAAACCCTGCAAGCTGGGATAAAGCTGTGACTGCATTAAAAGAATCAGACGGTTTAATCGATAGTGTGACAGATGAAGAAATTTTAGAAGCTTACCAATTATTAGCTTCTAAAGAAGGAGTATTCGCTGAACCTGCAAGTAATGCTTCAATTGCCGGTTTAATCAAACTGCACAGAGCAGGAAAATTACCGCAAGGCATTACAGTTACTGCTGTCTTAACAGGTAATGGATTAAAAGACCCTGATACAGCAATTTCATTATTAGATAATCCAATTCAATCATTACCAAATGATAAAGAAAGCATTATTAAATACATCAAAGGAGCAATGTATTAA
- a CDS encoding homoserine dehydrogenase: MKKLNIALLGLGTVGSGVVKIIEENHQQIKDTIHKDLQIKHILVRDKTKKRPLNISKYHLTEDVDEILNDDEVDIVIEVMGGIEPTVEWLKQSLQQGKHVITANKDLLAVHLRELEDLAEENKVALKFEASVAGGIPIVNAINNGLNANNISKFMGILNGTSNFILTKMTQEGASFEEALDEAQRLGFAEADPTDDVEGVDAARKVVIVTYLSFNRVINLKDVKLTGISEVSVDDINAAKALGYKIKLIGKGTFENGVIETSVAPTLIDEAHQLASVENEYNAIYVIGDSVGETMFYGKGAGSLATGSAVVSDLLNVSLQFESNLHTLPPHFELKTEHAKEMIDADEPTKLKEKSNYYIVLKTNGAPVKRVEEEVKAQLPLHKSLNVIERNGDTAAVVVKGTDVPVEQILAQGKYPVEKVYPVEGV, translated from the coding sequence ATGAAGAAGTTAAACATCGCTTTGCTCGGTCTGGGAACAGTGGGCTCAGGAGTAGTTAAAATTATCGAAGAGAATCATCAACAGATAAAGGATACGATTCACAAAGATCTTCAAATCAAACATATTCTTGTCAGAGACAAAACAAAAAAACGTCCTTTAAATATCAGCAAGTATCATCTTACTGAAGATGTTGATGAAATTCTTAATGACGATGAAGTAGATATCGTGATTGAAGTTATGGGCGGAATCGAGCCGACTGTAGAATGGTTGAAACAATCATTGCAGCAGGGCAAGCATGTCATTACTGCAAATAAGGACTTATTAGCAGTGCATCTGCGTGAATTAGAAGATTTAGCAGAAGAAAACAAAGTAGCATTAAAATTCGAAGCCAGTGTTGCAGGCGGTATTCCTATCGTCAATGCTATCAACAACGGATTGAATGCGAATAATATCAGTAAATTCATGGGTATCTTGAATGGTACATCCAACTTTATTTTGACAAAGATGACACAAGAAGGCGCAAGCTTTGAAGAAGCATTAGACGAAGCACAGCGTTTAGGTTTTGCAGAAGCAGATCCGACGGACGATGTGGAAGGTGTAGATGCTGCACGTAAAGTTGTCATCGTTACTTACTTATCATTTAACAGAGTCATCAACTTAAAAGATGTAAAATTGACAGGTATTTCAGAAGTATCTGTAGATGACATTAATGCTGCTAAAGCATTAGGCTATAAAATCAAATTAATCGGTAAAGGTACTTTCGAAAACGGAGTTATCGAAACATCTGTTGCACCGACATTAATTGATGAAGCCCATCAATTGGCTTCTGTAGAAAATGAATACAACGCAATTTACGTTATTGGGGATTCAGTAGGAGAAACAATGTTCTATGGTAAGGGTGCAGGCAGCCTAGCTACCGGCAGTGCTGTAGTCAGCGATTTATTGAACGTTTCACTACAATTTGAATCTAATCTGCATACATTACCGCCGCATTTTGAATTAAAAACAGAACATGCGAAAGAAATGATTGATGCTGATGAACCGACAAAATTAAAAGAAAAAAGCAATTACTATATCGTATTAAAAACAAACGGCGCACCGGTTAAACGTGTTGAAGAAGAAGTGAAAGCACAGCTTCCGCTTCACAAATCACTCAATGTTATTGAAAGAAACGGCGACACAGCCGCTGTAGTCGTAAAAGGTACAGATGTGCCTGTTGAACAAATACTAGCACAAGGCAAATATCCAGTAGAAAAAGTTTATCCAGTAGAAGGGGTTTAA
- a CDS encoding aspartate kinase → MKVAKFGGSSVASASQIQKVLNIINSDDERKIVVVSAPGKRHSEDIKTTDLLLRLYEKSVANLDYQNKKLEIIERYADIVHDLNMDAAILDTFDAILEQRIADNKSNPPRLKDALLSCGEDYNARLIAQYNNSQGIKTTYVSPLDAGITVTNTPQFAQILEESYDKIYNLRKIEGKIIVPGFFGYSKQGNVVTFPRGGSDITGAILARGVRASIYENFTDVSGIYRANPNLIKNAEIMPEVTYREMRELSYAGFSVFHDEALLPVQQERIPVVIKNTNRPEDPGTYIRHDREIQPDHLICGISCDKGFTVINIRKYLMNRQVGFTRKVLSVLEDNNISFDHMPSGIDNVSIIMRTHQIRGKETKVLNEIRKQCDVDELGIDNDLAVLMVVGLGMNQVVGTANMITSSLAKAEINLKMINQGASEISMMFGISVDDADEAVRAVYEGSCQHLKEKLQIK, encoded by the coding sequence ATGAAAGTAGCTAAATTCGGCGGCAGTTCCGTCGCTTCAGCAAGCCAAATTCAGAAAGTATTAAACATCATCAATAGCGATGACGAGAGAAAAATAGTCGTTGTTTCCGCTCCTGGTAAAAGACATTCTGAAGATATTAAGACAACAGACTTGTTGCTTAGGCTATATGAAAAAAGCGTAGCAAATTTAGATTATCAAAATAAAAAGCTAGAAATCATCGAACGTTATGCAGATATCGTACATGACTTAAACATGGATGCTGCAATTCTTGATACATTCGATGCCATCCTTGAACAACGCATTGCTGACAACAAAAGCAATCCGCCTCGATTAAAAGATGCATTGCTCTCTTGCGGTGAAGATTATAACGCTCGATTAATCGCACAATACAATAACAGTCAAGGAATCAAAACAACGTATGTTTCTCCGTTAGATGCAGGGATTACTGTGACAAACACACCTCAATTCGCCCAAATTTTAGAAGAATCTTATGATAAAATTTACAATTTGAGAAAAATCGAAGGCAAAATCATCGTTCCTGGTTTCTTCGGTTACTCAAAACAAGGCAATGTCGTGACATTCCCGCGCGGCGGTTCTGATATCACAGGTGCCATCTTAGCACGCGGTGTGCGCGCCTCAATTTACGAAAACTTTACAGATGTTTCCGGTATTTACCGTGCTAACCCGAACTTGATTAAAAATGCTGAAATTATGCCTGAAGTGACTTATCGCGAAATGCGTGAACTTTCATATGCAGGATTCAGTGTTTTCCATGACGAAGCGTTGCTTCCAGTTCAGCAAGAACGTATTCCAGTTGTCATTAAGAATACTAACCGCCCAGAAGATCCAGGTACATATATCAGACACGATCGCGAAATCCAGCCAGATCACCTGATTTGCGGTATCAGCTGCGATAAAGGCTTCACAGTTATCAATATCCGCAAATATTTAATGAACCGCCAAGTCGGCTTTACACGCAAAGTATTATCCGTATTAGAAGACAACAATATTTCATTCGACCACATGCCTTCAGGTATTGATAACGTCAGCATCATTATGCGTACACACCAAATCAGAGGCAAAGAGACAAAAGTGCTGAATGAAATCCGCAAACAATGTGATGTAGATGAATTAGGTATCGATAATGATTTAGCCGTCTTAATGGTTGTAGGCTTAGGCATGAATCAAGTAGTCGGTACAGCTAATATGATTACATCATCTCTTGCAAAGGCTGAAATCAACTTGAAAATGATCAACCAAGGTGCATCTGAAATTTCAATGATGTTCGGTATCAGTGTTGATGATGCAGATGAAGCAGTACGTGCTGTTTATGAAGGCAGCTGCCAGCATTTAAAAGAAAAACTACAAATTAAATAA
- a CDS encoding transcriptional regulator, SarA/Rot family, whose protein sequence is MQSIQRQTLESIFYYELHRKQLIKELKNEFNLRFNDLLFLQHILSYKRSSIPLLEVKKGMNFSLMEIHKSFSTLTEMNILGKQRCTDDERQVFVTITKAQEQQAEKLLESFNELQMSVLQGSVE, encoded by the coding sequence ATGCAATCAATACAAAGACAGACCTTAGAATCCATTTTCTATTATGAATTGCATCGTAAACAACTAATCAAAGAACTCAAGAACGAATTTAACTTACGCTTTAATGATTTACTGTTTTTACAGCATATCTTAAGCTATAAAAGAAGTTCAATTCCCCTTCTTGAAGTCAAAAAAGGAATGAATTTTAGTTTGATGGAAATTCATAAATCCTTCAGCACATTAACAGAAATGAACATTCTCGGTAAACAGCGCTGTACCGATGATGAACGACAAGTATTTGTAACAATTACTAAAGCGCAAGAACAACAAGCCGAAAAACTGCTCGAATCCTTCAATGAATTACAAATGTCAGTTTTGCAAGGCTCAGTAGAGTAG
- a CDS encoding ISL3 family transposase, with product MCNDTLEILRIKDKNIKFVSQDIDVIVKGKKSTVVNAVLTYKPSACPCCGIKNEGQIHKHGKRVSRITLLKTQGYNTYLNLAKQRFKCLECNTTFTAETDVVDKTRFISNYVNQKIIEEATKVKTEIDTAEDNCVSPSTVRRIRNKAVNTLLIKPFDNLPEHLAMDEFRSVKSVTGLMSFIFINNDTHEFLDVLENRTSGYLKAYFERFDRKNRLKVKTITIDMFEPYLFLFKKLFFNASIIFDRFHIVQHMNRELNFYRREVMNRYKDKEGREYPVLKNKWRLLLTDKRKLFMMDGIWDGSFRCYKKGYDLVNFMLQTDEKLKNSYELVHDLRESLKLCNWKDFINRLNDVDKNSISKNIWKVVTFFRKHQEILRNTIYNPLLNNGAIEGINNKIKLIKRISYGYRSFNNLRNRIMLVFSLFKNKKKKTTRPVHRMVV from the coding sequence ATGTGTAATGATACATTAGAAATACTAAGAATAAAAGATAAAAATATCAAATTTGTTAGCCAAGATATTGATGTAATAGTAAAAGGAAAGAAGTCTACGGTTGTTAATGCTGTACTTACGTATAAGCCTTCGGCTTGTCCTTGCTGCGGAATTAAAAATGAAGGACAAATTCATAAGCATGGTAAACGAGTTTCTCGTATTACCTTGCTTAAAACTCAAGGCTATAATACATATCTAAACTTAGCAAAACAGCGCTTTAAGTGTTTAGAGTGTAATACAACTTTTACTGCTGAAACTGATGTCGTAGATAAGACACGATTTATTTCTAATTATGTGAATCAAAAAATAATTGAAGAAGCCACGAAAGTCAAAACAGAAATAGATACTGCAGAAGACAACTGTGTTTCTCCATCTACAGTACGTCGTATTCGAAATAAAGCAGTCAATACTTTACTTATCAAGCCTTTCGATAATCTACCTGAACATTTGGCAATGGATGAATTTAGAAGTGTAAAGAGTGTGACTGGCTTAATGAGTTTTATATTTATTAACAATGACACACATGAATTTCTAGATGTCTTAGAAAACAGAACTTCGGGTTATTTAAAAGCTTATTTTGAACGCTTTGATCGAAAAAATAGACTTAAAGTTAAAACAATTACCATTGATATGTTTGAACCCTATTTATTCTTATTTAAAAAGCTCTTTTTTAATGCATCTATAATCTTTGATAGATTTCATATCGTTCAGCACATGAATAGAGAGTTAAACTTCTATCGCAGAGAAGTAATGAATCGTTATAAAGACAAAGAAGGAAGGGAATACCCTGTTTTAAAGAACAAATGGAGACTTCTTTTAACAGACAAACGTAAACTCTTCATGATGGATGGTATTTGGGATGGTTCCTTTAGATGTTATAAAAAAGGTTATGATCTAGTGAATTTTATGCTTCAAACAGATGAAAAGTTAAAAAATTCATACGAACTAGTACATGATTTACGCGAAAGTTTAAAATTATGTAATTGGAAAGATTTTATCAATCGTTTGAACGATGTTGATAAAAACTCAATCAGTAAAAACATATGGAAAGTAGTAACATTTTTTAGAAAGCACCAAGAAATACTTCGAAATACGATTTACAATCCCTTATTAAATAACGGTGCAATAGAGGGTATTAACAATAAAATAAAGTTAATTAAGCGAATTTCATATGGATACAGAAGCTTTAATAACTTAAGAAACCGTATAATGCTGGTATTTAGTTTATTTAAAAACAAAAAGAAAAAGACAACCAGACCCGTACATCGGATGGTTGTCTAA
- a CDS encoding thermonuclease NucI encodes MKRKSMSTIIVVAIIALVVIGFQYFNHSGPFKQSGSQSASTSMGDKEAVQVKRVIDGDTFIATDKDNKEIKVRMIGMDTPETVKPNTPVQPYGKEASQYTKQTLNNQKVYLEFDKEPKDQYGRYLAYVWLDKDRMFNEELVKKGLAREKYFAPNGKYRDVFKKAEQQAKQQHLNIWS; translated from the coding sequence TTGAAACGAAAATCGATGTCGACAATCATTGTAGTCGCAATAATTGCATTAGTAGTAATAGGGTTCCAATACTTTAATCATTCGGGACCATTCAAACAAAGCGGCAGTCAAAGTGCCTCCACGTCAATGGGTGATAAAGAAGCAGTTCAAGTGAAAAGAGTCATTGACGGCGACACTTTCATCGCAACAGATAAAGATAATAAAGAAATTAAAGTGCGTATGATAGGGATGGATACACCTGAAACTGTTAAACCGAATACGCCTGTTCAGCCATATGGCAAAGAAGCTTCTCAATATACAAAGCAAACATTGAATAACCAAAAAGTCTATTTAGAGTTCGATAAAGAACCAAAAGATCAATATGGCCGTTATTTAGCATATGTTTGGTTAGATAAAGACCGTATGTTTAATGAAGAATTGGTTAAAAAAGGATTAGCGAGAGAAAAATACTTTGCGCCGAACGGTAAATATCGAGATGTCTTTAAAAAGGCTGAACAACAAGCAAAACAGCAGCATTTGAATATTTGGAGTTAA